One window of Leptotrichia sp. oral taxon 498 genomic DNA carries:
- the pyrE gene encoding orotate phosphoribosyltransferase → MSKNLSLEERVAKALFDVKAVKINVNEPFTFASGIKSPIYCDNRFVLGFSDERDVIVDGFVQAIDSDADVIVGVATAGIPWASFIADRMKKPLAYVRNKPKDHGAGKQIEGAEVKGKKVVVIEDLITTGKSSLIAVDVLQKEGVADMEVKSIFTYGFDAAKENYNKFNCKFSSLSNFNVLINLLKNTDYLTKEEAEIALEWSKSPNTWGVK, encoded by the coding sequence ATGAGTAAAAATTTAAGTTTGGAAGAGAGAGTGGCAAAGGCGTTATTTGATGTAAAAGCGGTGAAAATCAATGTAAATGAACCTTTTACATTTGCGTCTGGAATAAAAAGTCCAATTTATTGTGACAACAGATTTGTCTTGGGATTTTCTGATGAGAGAGATGTCATTGTAGATGGATTTGTACAGGCAATTGACAGTGATGCAGATGTAATTGTGGGAGTTGCAACTGCGGGAATTCCTTGGGCCTCATTTATTGCGGACAGAATGAAAAAACCTCTTGCGTATGTTAGAAATAAACCAAAAGATCACGGAGCTGGAAAACAGATTGAAGGTGCTGAAGTCAAAGGGAAAAAGGTTGTTGTAATTGAAGATTTGATTACGACGGGGAAAAGCAGCTTAATTGCCGTTGATGTGCTTCAAAAAGAAGGAGTGGCTGATATGGAAGTAAAATCAATTTTTACTTATGGATTTGATGCCGCAAAAGAAAATTATAACAAGTTTAACTGTAAATTTAGTTCCCTGTCAAATTTTAATGTTTTGATAAATTTACTTAAAAATACAGATTATTTGACAAAAGAAGAAGCAGAAATTGCACTTGAATGGAGTAAAAGTCCAAATACTTGGGGAGTTAAATAA